One segment of Rosa chinensis cultivar Old Blush chromosome 6, RchiOBHm-V2, whole genome shotgun sequence DNA contains the following:
- the LOC112170102 gene encoding tyrosine--tRNA ligase 1, cytoplasmic: protein MATKLAPEQVIPSDEIKSMSISDAPEDQQMTVAERCKLILTVGEQCTKEDELRNLLERKPEPIAYDGFEPSGRMHIAQGVMKAINVNKLTKAGCRVKILIADWFAKMNNKMGGDMQKIETVGHYFIEVWKSIGMDLEKVEFVWSSKEINSRAHEYLPLVMDIAGRNSIERMKRCTQIMGREAGDNMPLAQAMYPCMQCADVFFLKADICQMGTDQRKVNMLAREYCNQIQKKDKPVILSHRMLPGLKEGQNKMSKSDESSAIFMEDDEAQVNLKIKKAHCVPGEVKGNPCLEYVQHLIFPWFNEFVVERSEKNGGDITFTNFEQLSNAYASGQLHPGDLKPALAKSLNKMLEPVRSHFKNDPTAKQLLRSVKSFRVTR from the coding sequence ATGGCAACCAAATTGGCACCGGAGCAAGTAATTCCTTCAGACGAGATCAAGTCTATGTCGATATCTGATGCGCCTGAAGACCAACAAATGACTGTTGCCGAGAGGTGCAAGCTGATTTTAACCGTTGGGGAGCAGTGTACTAAAGAAGACGAGCTTCGGAATCTGCTTGAACGCAAGCCTGAACCCATCGCCTACGACGGGTTCGAACCCTCGGGGAGGATGCACATTGCTCAGGGAGTTATGAAAGCAATCAACGTGAACAAGCTCACGAAAGCCGGCTGCAgggtgaagattttgattgcagACTGGTTCGCGAAGATGAACAACAAAATGGGGGGTGACATGCAAAAGATTGAGACCGTGGGACACTACTTCATTGAGGTTTGGAAATCTATAGGAATGGACCTTGAAAAAGTGGAGTTTGTGTGGTCTTCGAAGGAGATTAATTCGAGGGCACATGAGTACTTGCCTCTTGTTATGGACATTGCAGGACGAAACTCGATAGAGAGGATGAAGAGATGTACACAAATTATGGGTCGAGAAGCCGGTGATAACATGCCTTTAGCACAAGCCATGTACCCATGTATGCAATGTGCAGATGTATTCTTTTTGAAGGCCGACATCTGCCAAATGGGAACGGATCAACGCAAAGTGAACATGCTTGCGAGAGAGTACTGCAATCAAATACAGAAGAAGGACAAGCCTGTGATCTTGTCGCATCGGATGCTGCCCGGCTTGAAGGAAGGGCAGAATAAGATGTCGAAAAGTGATGAGTCCTCCGCCATATTCATGGAAGATGATGAAGCCCAAGTGAACTTGAAAATCAAGAAAGCTCACTGCGTTCCCGGAGAGGTCAAGGGAAATCCGTGTTTGGAGTATGTGCAGCACCTGATTTTCCCATGGTTTAATGAGTTTGTTGTGGAGCGAAGCGAAAAAAATGGCGGAGACATCACTTTCACAAACTTTGAACAGCTGAGTAATGCTTATGCAAGCGGCCAGCTTCATCCTGGCGACCTGAAACCGGCATTGGcgaaatccttgaacaaaatgtTGGAGCCGGTAAGATCACACTTTAAGAATGACCCGACTGCAAAGCAGCTACTACGAAGTGTGAAGAGCTTCAGAGTCACCAGGTGA
- the LOC112170101 gene encoding pentatricopeptide repeat-containing protein At2g20710, mitochondrial, whose protein sequence is MTNLLRSNPWRGNAISRVFGALFYSTNALASPPPPLQSLHRRICWLQDQDLKASIFPILSHWAAEARDVNQLEVQAFIVKLRKSNHFNHALQVSTWMSDELKLSLTPGDVAARIDLISRVHGPDEAEKYFDGVSEQLKGLQAYCALLHCYAQHRLLDKAESVFGKMKELGFEIGIRSYNSMLWLCFRTGNHGRIDVLVKEMEEKGIDYNQGTLMVRLYSYAAISEIGRMEEVLLKMEAHPLVTISWRSYVIAANALSKVGEVDKALTLLRSSEKLISNSTRKIAYEHLLSSYAAIGKRDEVDRISNLYKNLGKCYSYRHMLVAFLKMDNIDGAEKLVEECESESKKFDIQIGNLMVNAYCKKGYLERAKSFVEKLAESGKENVSTWCLLSKGYYRNGCVAEALQAIKKAANLPCQPGWRFNHSTLAACLVYLKENGDVETAHELLSLLTEKGHITTIFCETLKSFVNGETQVLRSIGGEQENHLEDKIQDGELETMDSGAQQCG, encoded by the coding sequence CCCCACTTCAGTCTCTGCACCGCAGGATTTGCTGGCTCCAAGACCAAGATCTCAAGGCTTCTATTTTCCCAATTCTCAGTCACTGGGCTGCGGAAGCTAGAGACGTCAATCAACTGGAGGTCCAAGCTTTCATCGTGAAGCTCCGTAAATCCAATCACTTCAACCACGCCCTCCAGGTCTCAACGTGGATGAGCGATGAATTGAAGCTCAGTCTGACTCCAGGAGACGTTGCTGCTCGGATAGATTTGATCTCGAGAGTTCACGGCCCCGATGAAGCCGAGAAGTATTTTGATGGTGTTTCGGAGCAATTGAAAGGTTTGCAAGCTTATTGTGCTCTCTTACATTGCTATGCTCAGCATAGATTGTTGGATAAGGCAGAGAGTGTTTTTGGAAAAATGAAGGAGTTAGGTTTTGAGATAGGAATTAGGTCCTATAATTCAATGTTATGGCTATGTTTTCGGACCGGTAATCATGGAAGGATAGATGTTTTAGTGAAAGAGATGGAAGAAAAAGGCATTGATTATAACCAAGGCACTTTGATGGTTAGGTTGTATTCGTATGCAGCCATTTCGGAGATAGGCCGAATGGAGGAGGTTTTGCTGAAGATGGAAGCCCATCCTCTGGTCACTATAAGCTGGCGTAGCTATGTTATTGCAGCCAATGCGTTGTCCAAGGTTGGAGAAGTGGACAAGGCATTGACATTGCTGAGGAGCTCGGAGAAACTCATTAGCAATAGCACAAGGAAAATTGCTTACGAACACCTGCTCTCTTCATACGCTGCTATTGGTAAGAGAGACGAGGTTGATAGAATCTCGAATTTGTATAAAAATTTGGGAAAGTGCTATAGTTATCGTCATATGTTAGTTGCATTTCTGAAAATGGATAACATTGATGGTGCTGAGAAGCTTGTGGAGGAATGTGAATCTGAATCCAAGAAGTTTGACATTCAGATAGGCAACTTGATGGTCAACGCTTACTGCAAGAAAGGTTATTTGGAGAGGGCTAAATCCTTTGTAGAGAAGCTTGCAGAGAGTGGAAAGGAGAATGTAAGCACATGGTGTCTTTTGAGTAAGGGATATTATAGGAATGGGTGTGTGGCGGAGGCCTTGCAAGCAATTAAAAAGGCAGCAAACTTGCCATGTCAACCAGGATGGAGGTTCAATCATTCAACTTTGGCTGCATGTCTTGTGTACTTGAAAGAGAACGGAGATGTGGAAACAGCTCATGAATTGCTGAGTTTACTGACAGAAAAGGGTCATATAACGACAATTTTTTGTGAGACCTTAAAAAGCTTTGTTAATGGTGAAACCCAGGTTCTGAGGTCTATTGGGGGTGAACAAGAAAATCATTTGGAGGATAAAATTCAGGACGGAGAGTTGGAGACTATGGATAGTGGAGCCCAACAATGTGGGTAG